The Deinococcus malanensis genome includes a region encoding these proteins:
- a CDS encoding ExbD/TolR family protein: MRRRFREGADEVTFDFAPMVDIVLLLLIFFFLTSSLGARNNALPLDLPRASTTVQETPALPIVSVDRAGKVFLDGKPTTLTRLGGQLKPLLAASDGMVGLRADERGNYGAVVRVMDEIKKAGGERLALGTRKAAGSP; this comes from the coding sequence GTGAGACGCCGCTTCCGTGAGGGCGCAGACGAGGTGACCTTCGACTTTGCCCCGATGGTGGATATCGTGCTGCTGCTACTGATCTTCTTTTTCCTGACCAGCAGCCTGGGCGCGCGCAACAACGCGCTGCCGCTGGACCTGCCGCGCGCCAGCACCACCGTGCAGGAGACACCAGCGCTTCCGATTGTCAGCGTGGACCGTGCCGGCAAGGTTTTTCTGGACGGCAAGCCCACGACCCTGACCCGCCTGGGGGGGCAGCTCAAACCGCTGCTGGCCGCCTCTGACGGCATGGTGGGCCTGCGCGCCGATGAACGGGGCAACTATGGTGCCGTTGTCCGGGTGATGGACGAGATCAAGAAGGCCGGTGGAGAGCGCCTGGCGCTGGGCACCCGCAAGGCAGCAGGCAGCCCATGA
- a CDS encoding MotA/TolQ/ExbB proton channel family protein, producing MSPLDLLRAAGPLLWVLLALSLYVVYLTVMRILALRRLGQDAGALIERARAITAESGPAAALAEVDRAAHPAPAAQVLRAGLHRADRGPDAAVSAMQSALLAEDSRLYAGLSALSTAAQVAPLLGLLGTVIGMVRSFLVFSQTSAPTPAQLATGISEALVNTAAGLVVAIVAYVARNALRARADRIATQAERVREDLPGWLTPRLGAAQLASPVVTLPPRPEVSLSFDGARR from the coding sequence GTGAGTCCCCTTGATCTGCTGCGCGCCGCCGGCCCTCTCCTGTGGGTGCTGCTGGCCTTATCTCTTTACGTGGTGTATCTCACGGTCATGCGGATCCTGGCCCTGCGGCGGCTGGGCCAGGATGCCGGCGCCCTGATCGAGCGGGCCCGCGCTATCACGGCCGAAAGTGGTCCGGCGGCGGCACTGGCAGAAGTCGACCGCGCCGCCCATCCGGCCCCTGCCGCGCAGGTGCTGCGGGCGGGGCTGCACCGCGCTGACCGGGGCCCGGACGCGGCGGTCTCGGCCATGCAGTCGGCCCTGCTGGCCGAGGACAGCCGACTGTACGCCGGCTTAAGTGCCCTGAGCACCGCCGCTCAGGTCGCACCGCTGCTGGGTCTGCTGGGCACCGTGATCGGGATGGTGCGCTCGTTTCTGGTCTTCAGCCAGACCAGTGCGCCTACCCCGGCCCAGCTGGCCACCGGCATCAGCGAGGCGCTGGTCAACACGGCGGCCGGGCTGGTCGTGGCCATCGTTGCCTATGTGGCCCGCAACGCCCTGCGTGCCCGTGCAGACCGGATTGCCACCCAGGCCGAACGGGTCCGTGAAGACCTGCCCGGCTGGCTGACTCCACGCCTGGGTGCCGCGCAGTTGGCCAGTCCAGTGGTCACCCTGCCTCCCCGTCCTGAAGTGTCCCTGAGCTTCGACGGGGCGCGCCGGTGA
- the sufC gene encoding Fe-S cluster assembly ATPase SufC, which produces MTNQPHQLEIRNLHASVGDQPILRGINLTVPRGELHAVMGPNGNGKSTLAKVIVGDPEYTVTEGEVLVDGVNILEMEPDERARLGLFLAFQYPVEIPGVTIANFLRLAMQARKEEGQEVSFTEFYGKLQSALKVLEWDESIVERYLNEGFSGGEKKRNEILQMLMLDPNYIIMDETDSGLDVDALKIVARGVNSMRGENLGGLIITHYQRLLDYIVPDKVHIIVQGRVVQSGGPELAKKLDTQGYDWVKELATA; this is translated from the coding sequence ATGACCAATCAGCCTCACCAGCTCGAAATCCGTAACCTGCACGCGTCCGTGGGTGATCAGCCCATCCTGCGCGGCATCAATCTGACTGTTCCCCGCGGCGAACTGCACGCCGTCATGGGACCCAACGGCAACGGCAAGAGCACCCTGGCCAAGGTCATCGTGGGCGACCCCGAGTACACCGTCACCGAGGGCGAGGTGCTGGTAGACGGCGTGAATATCCTGGAGATGGAACCCGACGAGCGCGCCCGCCTGGGTCTGTTCCTGGCCTTCCAGTACCCGGTCGAAATTCCCGGGGTGACCATCGCCAACTTCCTGCGTCTGGCGATGCAGGCCCGCAAGGAAGAAGGCCAGGAAGTGTCGTTCACCGAGTTCTACGGCAAGCTGCAAAGCGCCCTGAAGGTGCTGGAGTGGGACGAGAGCATCGTGGAGCGTTACCTCAACGAGGGCTTCTCGGGCGGCGAGAAGAAGCGCAACGAGATCCTGCAGATGCTGATGCTCGACCCCAACTACATCATCATGGACGAGACCGACAGCGGACTTGACGTCGACGCACTGAAGATCGTCGCCAGGGGCGTGAACTCCATGCGCGGCGAAAATCTCGGCGGCCTGATCATCACCCACTACCAGCGCCTGCTCGATTACATCGTCCCGGACAAGGTTCACATCATCGTGCAGGGCCGGGTCGTCCAGAGCGGCGGCCCCGAACTGGCCAAGAAGCTCGACACCCAGGGTTACGACTGGGTCAAGGAGCTGGCGACCGCCTGA
- the sufB gene encoding Fe-S cluster assembly protein SufB, producing MTVNPEASTINNEYEYGWSNPERYAIKAPKGLSRDVVEMISKAKEEPQWMLDFRLKALDIFNSKPMPEWGADLSGLNLDEIYYYIKPEGFNARSWDDVPEDVKNTFERLGIPEAERAALAGVGAQYESEMVYHNLKEEWEKLGVVFLSIEDGMRQYPEMFREYFATVVPPEDNKFAAVNSAVWSGGSFVYVPKGVKVDIPLQTYFRINAESSGQFERTLIIIDEGAQAHYIEGCTAPAYNADSFHSGVIEIIVKEGARFRYSTIQNWSHNVYNLVTQRAAVYANGVMEWVDGNLGSKVTMKYPACYLLEEGARGEVLSIAMAGRGQHQDAGAKIVHFAPHTSGSIVSKSISKDSGRSSYRGLVKIYEGAKGSKTNVECDALLLDEEARTDTYPYIEIEEKDARVGHEATVSKINDEQILYLQSRGLSEDQAAGLIVRGFIEPIAKELPLEYAVELNRLIELEMEGSVG from the coding sequence ATGACCGTTAATCCTGAAGCCAGCACCATCAACAACGAGTACGAATACGGGTGGAGCAACCCCGAGCGCTACGCCATCAAGGCGCCCAAGGGCCTCTCGCGTGACGTCGTCGAAATGATCTCCAAGGCCAAGGAAGAGCCCCAGTGGATGCTGGACTTCCGTCTCAAGGCCCTGGACATCTTCAACTCCAAGCCGATGCCCGAGTGGGGCGCCGACCTGTCGGGCCTCAACCTCGACGAGATCTACTACTACATCAAGCCCGAAGGCTTCAACGCCCGTTCCTGGGACGATGTGCCCGAAGACGTGAAGAACACCTTCGAGCGCCTGGGCATCCCCGAGGCCGAGCGTGCCGCGCTGGCCGGTGTGGGCGCGCAGTACGAGTCGGAGATGGTCTACCACAACCTCAAGGAGGAGTGGGAGAAGCTGGGCGTGGTGTTCCTGAGCATCGAGGACGGCATGCGCCAGTACCCGGAGATGTTCCGCGAGTACTTCGCGACTGTCGTACCGCCCGAGGACAACAAGTTTGCGGCCGTCAACTCGGCCGTGTGGTCGGGCGGCAGCTTCGTTTACGTGCCCAAGGGCGTCAAGGTGGACATTCCCCTCCAGACCTACTTCCGCATCAACGCCGAGAGCAGCGGGCAGTTCGAGCGCACCCTGATCATCATCGATGAAGGCGCGCAGGCTCACTACATCGAGGGCTGCACCGCGCCCGCCTACAACGCCGACTCGTTCCACTCCGGCGTGATCGAGATCATCGTCAAGGAAGGTGCGCGCTTCCGCTACAGCACCATCCAGAACTGGAGCCATAACGTCTACAACCTGGTCACCCAGCGCGCCGCCGTGTACGCCAACGGCGTGATGGAGTGGGTGGACGGCAACCTGGGCAGCAAGGTCACCATGAAGTACCCGGCCTGCTACCTGCTGGAAGAAGGAGCGCGCGGCGAGGTCCTGAGCATTGCCATGGCCGGTCGCGGCCAGCACCAGGACGCCGGCGCCAAGATCGTGCACTTCGCGCCCCACACCTCCGGTTCTATCGTCTCCAAGAGCATCTCCAAGGACTCGGGGCGCAGCAGCTACCGCGGTCTGGTCAAGATCTACGAAGGCGCCAAAGGCTCCAAGACCAACGTGGAGTGCGACGCCCTGCTGCTGGACGAGGAAGCCCGCACCGACACCTACCCGTACATCGAGATCGAGGAAAAAGACGCGCGGGTGGGTCACGAGGCCACCGTCTCCAAGATCAACGACGAGCAGATCCTGTATCTGCAGTCGCGCGGCCTGAGCGAGGACCAGGCGGCCGGCCTGATCGTGCGCGGCTTTATCGAGCCGATTGCCAAGGAACTGCCGCTTGAATACGCCGTGGAGCTCAACCGTCTGATCGAACTGGAAATGGAAGGCAGCGTCGGCTAA